In a single window of the Acinetobacter tibetensis genome:
- the prfA gene encoding peptide chain release factor 1, producing the protein MKESLRLRLDQLSDRHEELTALLADAEVISDNKRFRQLSREHSDLSEITEVWAKYRQAEEDIETANAMLSDPDFKEMAQEEIKENKAIIEQLEADLNILMIPKDPNDANSAYLEIRAGTGGDEAAIFSGDLFRMYSKYAESKGWRIEVLSENEGEHGGYKEVICLVNGEGVYGRLKFESGAHRVQRVPATESQGRVHTSACTVAILPEIDVDTTVEINASDLRIDTYRASGAGGQHINKTDSAVRITHIPTGTVVECQEERSQHKNKAKAMALLASRLENAKRAAADAATSEMRRDLVGSGDRSERIRTYNYPQGRMTDHRINLTLYKLDAVMEGDLNELLDSLHREYQADQLAMLAQQNGG; encoded by the coding sequence ATGAAAGAATCGTTACGTTTGCGATTAGATCAGCTTTCTGACCGTCATGAAGAGTTAACAGCACTATTGGCTGATGCTGAGGTTATTTCGGATAATAAGCGTTTTCGTCAATTATCACGCGAACATAGTGATTTAAGTGAAATTACAGAAGTTTGGGCGAAGTATAGACAAGCAGAAGAAGACATCGAAACTGCAAATGCTATGTTGTCTGATCCAGATTTTAAAGAAATGGCTCAAGAAGAAATTAAGGAAAATAAAGCCATTATTGAACAGCTCGAAGCTGATCTTAATATCTTGATGATTCCTAAAGATCCAAATGATGCGAATTCGGCCTATTTAGAAATCCGTGCAGGAACGGGCGGTGATGAAGCTGCTATTTTCTCTGGTGATTTATTCCGTATGTATAGCAAGTATGCTGAATCGAAAGGTTGGCGTATTGAAGTACTTTCAGAAAATGAAGGCGAACACGGTGGTTACAAAGAAGTCATCTGCTTAGTGAATGGTGAAGGGGTGTATGGTCGCTTGAAGTTTGAAAGTGGCGCTCACCGTGTACAACGTGTCCCTGCGACAGAGTCACAAGGTCGTGTACATACTTCAGCGTGTACTGTTGCGATTTTGCCTGAAATTGATGTCGATACAACGGTTGAAATTAATGCGTCAGATTTACGTATTGATACCTACCGTGCTTCAGGCGCTGGTGGTCAGCACATCAACAAAACCGATTCAGCAGTTCGTATTACCCACATTCCTACAGGAACTGTGGTGGAATGTCAGGAAGAACGTTCACAGCATAAAAACAAAGCCAAAGCGATGGCTTTATTGGCTTCACGTTTAGAAAATGCCAAACGTGCTGCGGCAGATGCGGCAACCTCTGAAATGCGTCGCGATTTGGTGGGTTCGGGTGATCGTTCTGAACGAATCCGGACTTATAACTATCCGCAAGGTCGTATGACCGACCATCGTATCAACTTAACTTTATATAAGTTGGATGCTGTGATGGAAGGCGATTTAAACGAATTGCTTGATAGTTTGCATCGTGAATATCAAGCAGATCAGTTGGCGATGCTTGCACAGCAAAATGGTGGCTAA
- the prmC gene encoding peptide chain release factor N(5)-glutamine methyltransferase, which produces MNIAQALALRGEVESYERQENAWLLEHILKIDAFDLSLKSAQELTAEQEQVYVNGLARIAAGEPLAYVTGSQPFWTLDLIVTQDTLVPRPDTEVLVETVLRLDLPEDTRVVDLGTGTGAIALSLASERPNWSVIATDIYEPTLEVALQNAEKHDLTQVKFFLGSWFTALNRQYFDVIVSNPPYIDAKDEHMLNLAAEPERALVADKQGLADIEHIIQQGKKWLAAQGWIVLEHGYDQGEAVRNIFKAAGFKEVKTVKDYGGNDRVTLGQL; this is translated from the coding sequence ATGAATATTGCACAGGCATTAGCCTTACGTGGAGAAGTGGAAAGTTATGAGCGTCAAGAGAATGCGTGGTTACTTGAGCATATTCTAAAAATTGATGCTTTTGATTTATCCCTCAAATCCGCACAAGAACTCACCGCAGAGCAAGAGCAAGTCTATGTGAATGGTTTGGCACGTATCGCAGCGGGCGAACCTTTGGCTTATGTTACGGGTTCACAACCATTTTGGACATTAGACCTGATCGTGACTCAGGATACTTTGGTTCCTCGTCCAGATACTGAAGTATTGGTAGAAACCGTTTTGCGTCTTGATTTGCCTGAAGACACACGTGTTGTGGATTTAGGAACAGGTACGGGTGCTATCGCATTATCATTGGCAAGTGAGCGCCCAAACTGGTCTGTCATTGCAACAGACATTTATGAACCGACTTTAGAAGTTGCCCTGCAAAATGCCGAAAAGCATGATTTAACACAGGTGAAATTCTTTTTAGGCAGTTGGTTTACTGCGTTGAATCGTCAATATTTTGATGTGATTGTGTCTAATCCACCATATATTGATGCAAAAGATGAGCATATGCTGAATTTAGCTGCTGAACCTGAACGAGCTTTGGTTGCGGACAAACAAGGCTTGGCGGATATTGAACATATTATTCAGCAAGGTAAAAAATGGCTAGCAGCACAAGGTTGGATTGTACTTGAGCATGGCTATGATCAAGGTGAAGCAGTGCGCAATATCTTTAAAGCGGCAGGTTTTAAAGAAGTCAAAACAGTCAAAGATTACGGTGGGAATGACCGCGTGACTTTAGGGCAACTTTAG
- a CDS encoding bestrophin family protein, with translation MIVRDKNNSFKLLFAWSGTILPKVLPALLIVILISAILVYLSSHQYFTIPAVPAIGFTIFGIILSIFLSFRNNACYDRWWEGRKLWGALIANSRHISRDSHVLSTERRNILMYRVMLFTHLLRDRLRAQPQSFEFYHDKVDFNSTQLQQLSKKINAAQYVLEAIQKDLVLALRNAEISDIIYNSLNQHIVDLGNIQAGCDRILSTPLPYSYSVLLHRTVYCFCFILPFSLEASLGIWTPILVSLIAYLFLGLDALSAQIEEPFGLQDNDLPLNSIVRLIEREMSESLEVELPPAIQPMNHNLT, from the coding sequence ATGATTGTTCGAGATAAAAATAATAGTTTCAAATTACTTTTCGCATGGTCTGGCACCATACTTCCTAAAGTACTCCCTGCACTATTAATCGTCATATTGATTTCAGCGATTCTGGTTTATCTCTCTTCACATCAATACTTCACTATTCCTGCGGTTCCAGCAATTGGCTTTACCATTTTCGGTATCATCCTCTCTATCTTTTTAAGCTTCCGTAATAACGCCTGTTATGATCGTTGGTGGGAAGGACGTAAACTCTGGGGGGCATTAATTGCAAATTCACGTCATATCTCTCGTGATTCGCATGTTCTCAGTACTGAACGTCGCAATATTTTGATGTATCGCGTCATGTTATTTACTCACTTATTACGCGATCGTCTTAGAGCTCAACCTCAATCTTTCGAGTTTTATCACGATAAAGTGGATTTCAATTCAACACAGTTGCAACAACTCAGCAAAAAAATTAATGCTGCGCAATATGTGCTTGAAGCTATTCAAAAAGATTTAGTCCTCGCATTACGTAACGCAGAAATATCGGACATTATTTACAATAGTTTAAATCAGCATATTGTCGATTTAGGCAATATTCAGGCTGGATGCGATCGTATTTTAAGTACTCCTTTACCCTATTCATATTCAGTACTTTTACATCGTACCGTTTATTGTTTCTGCTTTATTTTACCCTTTAGCCTAGAAGCGAGTTTAGGCATTTGGACTCCAATTTTAGTGAGCTTGATTGCTTATTTATTTTTAGGTTTAGATGCACTGAGTGCACAAATTGAAGAGCCTTTTGGATTACAAGACAATGATCTGCCATTAAATTCAATTGTGCGTTTAATCGAACGAGAAATGTCAGAATCACTTGAAGTTGAATTACCTCCCGCAATTCAACCAATGAATCATAATTTAACTTAA
- a CDS encoding AraC family transcriptional regulator encodes MREPQLNFDKGSISMSLVQEAVLSAHHQGLNIQEILHSAGIPAELMQSNKARVSISQYAQLWIELANRMNDEFFGMDHHALRRGSYQFISKAVIQSETVEKALKDILKFFNLVLDDFQSELILEQHVARIIIHDKKQPKRMFSYATYLMLIHTLMCWLASQRIPLNSIQLKCEKPLTDEDYHIRFCSNIAYSTQQNVVEFDRDYLNIKIKQDKKSWYEFISQTPHNLLVRFKNPHALSTQVRKYLLQAPPAEWIELNVLAQQLNMSEATVRRRLNSEGCNYQQLKNDIRRDTAIELLTKTDKPLHEISDELNFHDPSAFHRAFKKWTGLSPGAYRQSKE; translated from the coding sequence ATGCGCGAACCACAATTAAATTTCGATAAAGGCAGTATTTCGATGAGTTTGGTACAGGAAGCTGTACTTTCTGCGCATCATCAAGGACTCAATATTCAGGAAATCTTACACAGTGCAGGGATTCCCGCAGAATTAATGCAATCCAATAAAGCCCGTGTATCTATTTCACAATATGCACAACTTTGGATTGAACTGGCTAATCGTATGAACGATGAGTTTTTTGGTATGGATCACCATGCTTTACGGCGAGGTAGTTATCAATTTATTTCTAAAGCTGTTATTCAGAGTGAAACCGTTGAAAAAGCGCTGAAAGATATATTAAAGTTTTTTAATCTAGTTTTAGATGATTTCCAAAGTGAATTAATTCTTGAGCAGCATGTTGCACGTATTATTATTCATGATAAAAAGCAGCCAAAGCGCATGTTTAGTTATGCGACCTACCTGATGTTAATTCATACTTTAATGTGTTGGTTAGCCAGTCAACGTATTCCCCTCAATTCAATCCAACTTAAGTGTGAAAAACCTTTAACAGATGAAGATTACCATATTCGATTCTGTTCCAATATTGCCTATTCTACTCAGCAAAACGTCGTCGAGTTTGATCGAGACTATTTAAATATTAAAATTAAACAGGATAAAAAATCGTGGTATGAGTTCATTTCACAAACGCCACACAATCTCTTGGTTCGCTTTAAAAATCCACATGCGCTCAGTACCCAAGTACGTAAATATCTACTTCAAGCCCCACCCGCAGAATGGATTGAACTGAATGTACTGGCACAACAACTTAATATGTCAGAAGCAACCGTACGCCGCCGACTGAATAGTGAAGGCTGTAATTATCAACAATTAAAAAATGATATTCGTCGTGATACAGCAATAGAACTTTTAACTAAAACCGATAAACCCTTACATGAAATTAGCGATGAACTGAATTTTCATGACCCAAGTGCTTTTCATCGTGCCTTTAAAAAATGGACTGGACTGAGTCCAGGTGCTTATCGTCAATCTAAAGAATAA
- a CDS encoding 3-hydroxyacyl-CoA dehydrogenase, protein MKIQNKVFVVTGGASGLGAATVKYLVHAGARVAFVDMNQELGYALKQHLGENAKFYPLDVTNEQTVKSFFLNVEQDFGQLNGLVNCAGIAPSAKVLGRDGLHDLAMFQKVLDVNVSGSFNMIRFAAELMAKYELKNDEEDRGVIINTASVAAYDGQIGQAAYSASKGAIVAMTLPLARELARNAIRVMTIAPGIMETPMLKGMPQNVQDALGQMVPFPPRLAKPEEFASLVGHIVENTYLNGEVIRLDGAIRMAPK, encoded by the coding sequence ATGAAAATTCAAAATAAAGTTTTTGTGGTTACAGGTGGTGCTTCAGGTTTAGGTGCTGCCACAGTTAAATATCTGGTTCATGCCGGTGCTCGTGTTGCTTTTGTTGATATGAATCAAGAACTAGGCTATGCCTTAAAACAACATTTAGGGGAAAACGCGAAGTTCTATCCTTTAGATGTCACCAATGAACAAACCGTGAAATCTTTCTTTTTAAATGTAGAGCAAGATTTTGGTCAACTGAATGGCTTGGTGAACTGTGCTGGCATTGCGCCGTCAGCAAAAGTTTTGGGACGCGATGGTTTACATGACTTAGCAATGTTTCAGAAAGTTTTAGATGTCAATGTTAGTGGTAGCTTTAACATGATTCGTTTTGCTGCGGAATTGATGGCGAAGTATGAATTGAAAAATGATGAAGAAGATCGAGGCGTGATTATTAATACAGCCTCGGTTGCCGCATACGATGGTCAAATTGGTCAAGCAGCTTATTCAGCATCAAAGGGTGCAATTGTTGCTATGACTCTACCGCTTGCACGTGAACTGGCGCGTAACGCGATACGTGTAATGACAATTGCACCCGGCATTATGGAAACCCCGATGCTTAAAGGTATGCCACAAAACGTGCAAGATGCTTTGGGACAAATGGTGCCGTTTCCACCGCGTTTAGCCAAACCTGAAGAATTTGCAAGTCTGGTTGGGCACATTGTGGAAAATACGTATTTGAATGGTGAAGTCATTCGTCTAGATGGTGCGATTCGTATGGCACCGAAATAA
- a CDS encoding acyl-CoA dehydrogenase, producing MILNDEQKMVQEMLRDFSQTQLKPTAAERDRTGQFPAEELKQLGELGALGMTIPPEWGGAGLDYVSLVLALEEIAAGDGAISTIVSVQNSLPCGITYKYGTEQQKQKYLAKLATGEWLGCFCLTEPQAGSDAGALQCRAERDGDTWVLNGTKQFITTGKHAQLAIVFAVTDKSAGKKGISCFLVPTDTPGYIVSRIEEKMGQHCSDTATIVFEDCRIPVENILGEEGQGYKIALSNLESGRIGIAAQSVGMARAALDSAIEYANERKAFGVELVQHQAVAFRLADMATQIEAARQLILHAASLKDAGQPCLKEASMAKLFASTMAERVCSDAIQIYGGYGYVNDFPVERIYRDVRVSQIYEGASDIQRLLIAREITQG from the coding sequence ATGATTTTAAATGATGAACAAAAAATGGTTCAGGAGATGCTGCGCGATTTTTCGCAGACACAACTGAAACCCACTGCGGCTGAACGTGATAGAACTGGGCAATTTCCTGCCGAAGAGTTAAAGCAGTTAGGTGAACTCGGTGCGTTGGGTATGACTATACCGCCAGAATGGGGTGGTGCAGGTCTGGATTATGTCTCACTGGTCTTGGCTCTTGAAGAAATTGCTGCGGGTGATGGTGCAATTTCTACAATTGTTAGTGTTCAAAACTCATTGCCATGTGGCATTACCTACAAATATGGTACGGAACAACAAAAGCAGAAATATCTAGCAAAATTGGCAACAGGAGAGTGGTTAGGCTGCTTTTGCTTAACTGAGCCGCAGGCAGGCTCTGATGCTGGGGCATTGCAATGTCGTGCAGAGCGTGATGGTGATACATGGGTTTTGAATGGAACAAAGCAGTTTATTACGACAGGCAAGCATGCGCAGTTAGCAATAGTTTTTGCTGTGACGGATAAGTCCGCAGGGAAAAAAGGCATTTCTTGCTTCCTTGTACCAACGGATACCCCGGGGTATATCGTGTCGCGAATTGAGGAAAAAATGGGGCAGCATTGTTCAGACACAGCTACTATTGTGTTTGAGGATTGCCGAATTCCTGTGGAAAATATATTGGGTGAAGAAGGTCAAGGCTACAAGATTGCATTATCCAATTTAGAATCGGGGCGTATTGGAATTGCGGCGCAGTCAGTTGGTATGGCTCGCGCGGCTTTAGATTCGGCCATTGAATACGCCAATGAACGTAAGGCTTTTGGAGTGGAGTTGGTACAGCATCAAGCTGTGGCTTTCCGTTTAGCAGACATGGCAACACAAATTGAAGCAGCACGACAATTGATTTTGCATGCTGCAAGTTTAAAAGATGCTGGACAGCCCTGTTTAAAAGAAGCCTCAATGGCCAAATTGTTTGCATCTACTATGGCAGAAAGAGTCTGTTCCGACGCGATTCAAATTTATGGCGGCTATGGCTATGTAAATGATTTTCCAGTGGAACGTATTTATCGAGATGTGCGTGTTAGCCAAATTTATGAAGGTGCATCCGATATACAAAGACTGTTGATTGCCCGAGAGATTACTCAAGGTTAA
- a CDS encoding AMP-binding protein, with translation MKTLVEAHQEFSLEKAIQDHLVGTPQALNAYVECCARYLGQHKTALIWEGKQGESQRWSFEQLNEASGKLANYFLQSGIQAGDCIAGLLPRTPELLITVLATWRIGAIYQPLFTAFESKAIEHRIEVAKTKLIVTNSEQRSKLNHIHIAQILTVHRDKHSLKTDPDFWQELNAEDAECPAVMRHFDDDFLMMFTSGTTGLAKSVPVPLRAILAFKGYMTHAVDLREEDSFWNLADPGWAYGLYYGITGPLSLGHSIIMDERAFNVDQAIEVIQKHKVSNLTGSPTAFRMFFGFKEKFNASIKQHLRVVSSAGEPLTPEVIHWFNHDLDVNIYDQYGQTELGMVIANHHALAHPKKVGSAGFAIPGHRFAVLNAQHQEVKQGEVGTLAIDCSESDLFWFKGYDGQNRKSFVGNYYLTGDMVQLNEFGGIDFIGRDDDVITTSGYRVGPFDVESTLLECEEVLESAVIGKPDPERTEIVKAFVVLKPQYQANEHLNQKLQQYVRSRLSKHAYPKEIEFVENLPKTSSGKIQRNLLKQQEIALQQIQRAC, from the coding sequence ATGAAGACGTTAGTAGAAGCCCATCAAGAATTTAGTCTTGAAAAAGCAATTCAAGATCATTTAGTTGGAACTCCGCAAGCCCTAAATGCTTATGTTGAATGTTGTGCACGTTATTTAGGACAACATAAAACGGCTTTAATCTGGGAAGGTAAACAAGGTGAATCACAGCGTTGGAGCTTTGAGCAGTTAAATGAAGCTTCAGGTAAATTGGCAAACTATTTCCTGCAATCTGGAATTCAGGCAGGTGATTGTATTGCAGGGCTTTTGCCACGAACCCCTGAGCTACTGATTACTGTGTTAGCGACTTGGCGTATTGGTGCAATTTATCAGCCTTTATTTACTGCATTTGAGTCTAAGGCAATTGAGCATCGTATTGAGGTTGCTAAAACAAAATTAATAGTCACCAATTCTGAACAACGGTCTAAGCTGAATCATATCCATATTGCTCAAATTTTGACTGTACATCGTGATAAACACAGCCTTAAAACCGATCCAGATTTCTGGCAAGAACTTAATGCGGAAGATGCAGAATGTCCTGCGGTAATGCGGCATTTTGATGATGATTTTTTGATGATGTTTACTTCCGGTACTACAGGTTTGGCGAAATCGGTTCCAGTACCATTACGTGCAATTTTAGCCTTTAAAGGATATATGACTCATGCTGTAGATTTGCGTGAAGAAGATTCTTTTTGGAATCTGGCAGATCCAGGTTGGGCTTATGGTTTGTATTATGGCATTACAGGTCCGCTCAGTTTAGGTCATAGCATTATTATGGATGAGCGCGCATTTAATGTAGATCAAGCCATTGAAGTAATTCAAAAACATAAAGTTTCTAATTTGACGGGTTCACCGACTGCTTTTCGAATGTTCTTTGGATTCAAAGAGAAATTTAATGCGTCAATTAAACAACATTTACGTGTGGTGAGTAGTGCAGGTGAACCACTAACGCCAGAAGTGATTCATTGGTTTAACCATGATTTAGACGTCAATATTTATGATCAATATGGCCAAACAGAACTTGGAATGGTCATTGCGAATCATCATGCATTAGCACATCCGAAAAAAGTGGGTTCTGCGGGCTTTGCCATCCCTGGGCATCGCTTCGCAGTCCTGAATGCACAGCATCAGGAAGTAAAACAGGGAGAGGTGGGGACTTTGGCAATCGACTGTTCTGAATCCGATTTATTCTGGTTTAAGGGCTATGATGGGCAGAATCGTAAATCTTTTGTAGGGAACTATTATTTGACGGGTGATATGGTTCAACTGAATGAGTTCGGTGGTATAGATTTTATTGGTCGTGATGATGATGTAATTACAACGTCAGGCTATCGTGTGGGGCCTTTTGATGTGGAAAGTACATTATTAGAGTGTGAGGAAGTTCTAGAGTCTGCTGTGATTGGCAAACCAGATCCAGAGCGTACCGAAATTGTGAAAGCCTTTGTTGTCTTGAAACCACAATATCAGGCAAATGAACATCTGAATCAAAAACTACAGCAATATGTCCGATCTCGCTTATCGAAACATGCTTATCCAAAAGAAATTGAATTTGTAGAAAACCTACCTAAAACATCGAGCGGTAAAATCCAACGTAATCTTTTAAAACAACAAGAGATTGCGTTGCAGCAAATACAACGCGCATGTTAA
- a CDS encoding Csu type fimbrial protein, translating into MKKIILSSVIATFAFSSIAAHAAGTDTTQFQVKITVNESCKFTSKDDVEFNAVDRSTKIGSTAKGQLNLTCTLNTPYKIALAGTGAMSNTNGTSASKVPYKLYQDAARTTEWDTTNLLSKTGSGKDQTIPVYAKLAGDTNVEAGNYVDTVVATVTY; encoded by the coding sequence ATGAAAAAAATCATTCTTTCTTCAGTTATTGCTACTTTTGCATTTTCTTCTATTGCTGCACATGCTGCAGGGACTGATACAACTCAGTTTCAAGTCAAGATTACTGTGAATGAATCTTGTAAATTTACTTCTAAAGATGATGTTGAATTTAATGCTGTAGATCGATCAACAAAGATTGGCAGCACAGCAAAAGGTCAATTAAATCTGACGTGTACATTAAATACACCTTATAAAATTGCTTTAGCAGGTACGGGTGCTATGAGTAATACTAACGGTACTTCAGCAAGTAAAGTGCCGTATAAGCTATATCAAGATGCAGCACGTACAACAGAATGGGACACAACAAACTTACTTTCTAAAACTGGTAGTGGTAAAGACCAAACCATTCCTGTCTATGCTAAATTGGCAGGCGATACGAACGTTGAAGCGGGTAACTATGTAGATACAGTGGTTGCGACTGTAACTTACTAA
- a CDS encoding fimbrial biogenesis chaperone gives MNKFIPSICAAIVSLCSFNLSAASLQVSPISVTFSTGEKAKEIWLTNTSDQPIRAQTRVLSWTQEAGKDQLKASRDLVASPSITEIKAGDRQLIRVLSMNVQNTAKEQTYRLLIDELPNSSHDHQQTGLQLLLQYSIPVFVQSTEITPSKSGLTSLNQVIFNYNNQKLSVQNNGKSHIRLSELNYINPNGEKIPLIQGLVGYVLNGQTMQWNIPFHTQMQPKGKFEARINTDGLAQTLPIP, from the coding sequence ATGAACAAATTTATTCCAAGTATTTGTGCTGCGATTGTTTCACTTTGTTCATTCAATCTTTCTGCTGCGAGTTTGCAGGTTTCACCTATTTCAGTGACATTTTCCACAGGTGAAAAAGCCAAAGAGATTTGGTTAACCAATACCAGTGATCAACCGATTCGTGCACAAACACGAGTGCTCAGTTGGACACAAGAAGCAGGAAAAGACCAGCTAAAGGCTTCAAGAGATTTGGTCGCCAGCCCTTCAATTACTGAAATAAAAGCAGGCGATCGTCAATTGATTCGTGTATTAAGCATGAATGTGCAGAATACAGCGAAAGAGCAGACTTATCGATTACTGATTGATGAACTTCCGAACTCGAGTCATGATCATCAACAAACTGGATTGCAACTTTTATTGCAATATTCTATTCCTGTATTTGTTCAATCGACAGAAATTACACCATCTAAAAGTGGCTTAACTTCACTGAATCAAGTGATCTTTAATTATAATAATCAGAAGCTTAGTGTTCAGAATAATGGTAAAAGCCATATTCGCTTAAGTGAATTAAATTATATCAACCCAAATGGTGAAAAAATTCCGTTAATTCAGGGTTTGGTAGGATATGTTCTGAATGGTCAAACCATGCAGTGGAATATTCCATTTCATACACAAATGCAGCCCAAAGGTAAGTTTGAAGCGCGAATAAATACAGATGGTTTAGCTCAGACATTACCCATTCCATAA